The following proteins come from a genomic window of Heyndrickxia acidicola:
- a CDS encoding anthranilate synthase component II, with amino-acid sequence MLLVIDNYDSFTYNLVQYIKQLGIDVTVARNDVLTIQDIVERKPDAILISPGPGNPSEAGISLEAIHAFYNKLPILGICLGHQTIAQAFGGSIIKAIKPMHGKVSTIQHDGKSSFQGIPSPFRVARYHSLVVDSGKVPDCLEVTALSENGEIMGIRHREYPVEGLQFHPEAIMTEHGLKLLENFFKAHLSASLHHQLIGQE; translated from the coding sequence ATGCTTCTAGTCATTGATAACTACGATTCATTTACATATAATCTCGTTCAGTATATAAAGCAGCTTGGAATTGATGTAACGGTTGCCAGAAATGACGTACTGACGATACAAGACATAGTAGAACGAAAACCCGATGCCATTTTGATTTCTCCGGGACCGGGCAATCCAAGTGAGGCAGGCATATCATTAGAAGCCATACATGCTTTTTATAATAAGCTGCCTATCCTCGGGATTTGTTTGGGGCATCAAACCATCGCTCAGGCGTTCGGGGGATCGATCATCAAAGCCATAAAGCCTATGCATGGAAAGGTCTCCACTATTCAGCACGATGGCAAATCCTCTTTTCAGGGAATTCCTTCGCCTTTTCGTGTGGCCAGGTATCACTCATTAGTAGTGGATTCCGGCAAAGTTCCGGATTGCCTTGAGGTTACAGCGCTTAGTGAGAACGGAGAGATAATGGGCATCCGCCACCGGGAGTATCCAGTAGAAGGCCTGCAATTTCACCCCGAAGCAATAATGACCGAACACGGGCTAAAGCTTTTGGAGAATTTTTTCAAGGCTCATCTGTCTGCATCCCTACATCATCAGCTTATTGGACAGGAGTGA
- a CDS encoding MGDG synthase family glycosyltransferase, with amino-acid sequence MKQSRKKKMLILSGTFGNGHQQVAKAISDASPLCIPDAEPIVVDVFEWLHPYLNTLSRYAYMKSIQTFPKLYGYLYQKTRYHNSFSMKMNHVLTSGARKLFELLKELQPSIVVSTFPFAAAMIAKLKEDHLTDIPSITVITDHTDHSFWIYPYTDCYLVGSQWVKNQIVQSGVEASKIRVTGIPVHPKFQKSFRQKELRAKYQLKENLPTILVMGGGDGLIGEGLLSPHALDSIPEPLQFIVVCGRNKRLAEQLRNQVVSTKHSITVIGFTEYVHELMAISDLIITKPGGVTTAEAAAMELPILLYKPLPGQEQDNAAYLTEKGAAVEAASIKELLHHIHRLVSDTFCLKDMKKKVGILGNKAAVFQALTIINQCMVNRPFFISELLKQDYKWEHYNPPKKVVSYNRSQL; translated from the coding sequence ATGAAACAAAGCAGGAAAAAGAAAATGCTTATTCTGTCAGGCACTTTCGGAAATGGCCATCAGCAGGTAGCAAAAGCAATTAGTGATGCCTCTCCTTTGTGTATCCCTGATGCAGAGCCAATCGTTGTGGACGTTTTTGAGTGGCTTCATCCATACTTGAATACATTAAGCCGTTATGCCTATATGAAAAGCATTCAAACATTCCCTAAGCTTTATGGATACTTGTATCAAAAAACGCGCTATCATAATTCTTTTTCGATGAAAATGAATCATGTCCTCACTTCTGGAGCCAGAAAGTTATTTGAGCTTTTGAAAGAGCTTCAGCCTTCTATCGTCGTAAGCACCTTTCCATTTGCTGCAGCGATGATTGCAAAGTTAAAAGAGGATCATTTAACCGATATACCCAGCATAACCGTTATAACGGATCACACTGACCACAGCTTCTGGATCTATCCCTATACAGATTGCTACCTTGTAGGATCCCAATGGGTCAAAAACCAGATTGTCCAGTCAGGTGTGGAGGCATCGAAAATAAGGGTAACCGGCATACCGGTTCATCCTAAATTCCAAAAGTCCTTTCGGCAAAAGGAATTGCGCGCAAAGTATCAACTTAAAGAAAACCTTCCAACCATTCTTGTTATGGGCGGAGGGGATGGATTAATTGGAGAGGGACTGTTATCACCTCATGCCCTTGATTCGATACCTGAACCGCTGCAGTTCATCGTTGTATGCGGACGCAATAAGCGTCTTGCAGAGCAGCTGAGGAATCAGGTCGTCTCAACCAAACATTCCATTACCGTAATTGGCTTTACTGAATATGTCCATGAATTAATGGCCATCTCAGACTTAATTATCACAAAGCCCGGAGGAGTCACAACTGCTGAAGCAGCGGCAATGGAGCTGCCAATTCTTTTATACAAGCCCCTTCCTGGCCAGGAACAGGACAACGCTGCTTATCTTACGGAAAAAGGAGCAGCAGTAGAAGCAGCCAGCATAAAAGAATTATTACACCATATTCACAGATTAGTTTCTGATACATTTTGTTTAAAGGATATGAAGAAAAAAGTCGGGATCTTAGGAAATAAAGCAGCCGTTTTTCAAGCTTTAACCATTATTAACCAATGCATGGTGAACCGTCCTTTTTTTATTTCCGAACTTTTAAAGCAGGATTACAAATGGGAGCATTACAACCCTCCCAAAAAAGTGGTATCCTATAACCGCAGCCAGCTATAA
- a CDS encoding polysaccharide deacetylase family protein — MLLLILIFILILILGYTVLPYLLTSLFGYGVFRKGSQSSYIALTFDDGPDRHYTPQLLDLLKKHQVKATFFVVGKKAANHPDLIWRMHQEGHLIGLHNYVHRSNWTMSPWRIKRDLDRSADIVEKITGCRPIYYRPPWGLLAVFDFFLLKRYNIILWSLMTGDWRSKGGSAKIKNGILNHVKNGDVILLHDSGETWGANLDAPSYTIEALKDVLAELPKRGFSYQRIDEMMNGTTEHMLHKKRG, encoded by the coding sequence ATGCTATTATTAATTCTTATCTTTATCCTCATTCTTATCCTTGGATACACCGTTCTCCCCTATCTGTTAACATCCTTGTTCGGGTATGGTGTGTTTCGCAAAGGATCCCAAAGCTCTTATATCGCCTTGACCTTTGATGACGGACCGGATAGACACTATACACCTCAGCTATTAGATCTCTTAAAAAAGCACCAGGTCAAGGCTACCTTTTTTGTGGTTGGAAAAAAGGCAGCAAACCATCCGGATTTGATATGGAGAATGCACCAGGAAGGACATTTAATTGGTCTTCATAATTATGTCCACAGATCAAATTGGACCATGTCACCATGGCGAATCAAGCGTGATTTAGATCGGTCCGCTGATATTGTAGAGAAAATAACAGGCTGCCGTCCGATTTACTATCGCCCGCCCTGGGGCCTCTTGGCTGTTTTTGATTTCTTTCTCTTAAAACGATATAACATTATCCTGTGGTCTTTGATGACAGGAGATTGGCGGAGCAAAGGCGGAAGCGCAAAAATTAAAAACGGTATCCTGAACCATGTGAAAAACGGAGACGTTATTTTATTGCACGATAGCGGTGAAACGTGGGGAGCCAATCTTGATGCCCCCTCCTACACCATTGAGGCATTGAAGGATGTGCTTGCGGAGCTGCCTAAACGCGGGTTCTCTTACCAAAGAATCGACGAGATGATGAACGGCACAACTGAACACATGCTCCATAAAAAAAGAGGCTGA